The Aureispira anguillae genome contains a region encoding:
- a CDS encoding paraquat-inducible protein A: MPKKTIPILISLIFLIVSFILSSFLIQENAVYKKAKEQLAAELSYKNRFFNPEEWEPLEEHNADGFNYKDGQIDVNLYFGSSDKQKEKHNELTTTIQTAERAIQWRVFGLLISLLIYSLIMSAIYIYKKPPMVVLITLLSLSIICLYTGLFTPMLEIGAIERDLDLGTIPIQKNVLGFTIDLTVQKKFEGDIYFYYQSKSIAQLIQLLFNQNNFLVGFSILLFSVIFPLLKTCLMVYFVFRPQIEAKKWFKNIVLNLSKWSMADVFVVAIFLGFLAFGNLQAGVGTYSNISIGLYFFFAYCMLSIISSMLVKMPTEETF, encoded by the coding sequence ATGCCCAAAAAAACGATTCCTATCTTAATCAGTCTTATTTTCTTAATCGTCAGTTTTATTCTGAGTAGTTTTTTAATTCAGGAAAACGCCGTTTACAAAAAGGCTAAAGAACAACTTGCAGCAGAATTAAGTTACAAAAATAGGTTCTTTAATCCAGAGGAATGGGAGCCCCTAGAAGAACATAATGCCGACGGATTTAATTATAAAGATGGTCAAATAGACGTCAATTTATATTTTGGCAGCTCTGATAAACAGAAAGAAAAACACAACGAACTAACAACAACCATTCAAACAGCAGAACGTGCCATTCAATGGAGGGTCTTTGGTCTTTTAATTAGCCTACTAATTTATTCATTAATTATGAGTGCTATCTATATTTACAAGAAACCTCCTATGGTTGTACTCATCACATTATTATCGCTCTCCATTATTTGTTTGTATACAGGCTTGTTCACACCTATGTTAGAAATTGGAGCCATTGAACGAGATTTAGATTTGGGAACAATTCCCATTCAAAAAAATGTGTTAGGTTTTACCATTGATTTAACCGTACAAAAGAAGTTTGAAGGAGACATTTACTTTTATTATCAAAGCAAATCCATTGCTCAATTAATTCAGTTGCTATTTAATCAAAATAACTTCTTAGTTGGATTTAGCATTTTATTGTTTAGTGTGATCTTCCCATTGCTCAAAACTTGCTTGATGGTTTATTTTGTATTTCGCCCTCAAATTGAAGCCAAGAAATGGTTTAAAAATATTGTTCTTAATCTCAGCAAATGGTCAATGGCCGATGTTTTTGTGGTTGCTATTTTTCTAGGTTTTTTAGCCTTCGGCAACTTACAAGCAGGTGTCGGTACTTATAGTAATATATCAATTGGTCTCTATTTCTTTTTTGCCTATTGTATGCTTTCAATTATCAGTTCTATGCTGGTAAAAATGCCAACCGAAGAAACGTTTTAA
- a CDS encoding L,D-transpeptidase family protein has product MKRLNALCFLFLFLGSCGISSAPQSHQAPPLRLLEQHQLDAKNFELFLRAFKKEKVLELWAKNKSATQFKKIRTYDFCTTSGNLGPKRKEGDLQIPEGCYWIDRFNPNSAFHLSLGINYPNASDRILGHPQQPGSDIFIHGGCASVGCIPITNSKIEELYALASMAKELGQSNIQVHIFPSKEIEELASKATPSSIFWKNLVPIFNYFETHQQLPNLKIQSNGQYSIVNK; this is encoded by the coding sequence ATGAAACGTCTAAATGCTTTATGTTTTCTTTTTTTATTTTTGGGAAGTTGCGGAATATCGTCCGCTCCCCAAAGCCACCAAGCACCTCCTTTGCGTTTATTAGAACAACATCAACTAGATGCTAAAAACTTTGAATTATTCTTACGAGCCTTCAAGAAGGAAAAAGTGCTAGAATTGTGGGCTAAAAATAAAAGCGCTACCCAGTTCAAAAAGATTCGAACCTATGATTTTTGTACTACTTCTGGAAACTTAGGTCCCAAACGAAAAGAGGGCGACTTACAGATTCCAGAAGGTTGTTACTGGATTGATCGTTTTAATCCCAACAGTGCCTTCCATTTGTCCTTAGGCATCAATTATCCTAATGCTTCGGATCGCATACTGGGGCATCCTCAACAACCAGGTAGTGATATATTTATACATGGTGGCTGCGCTAGTGTGGGTTGCATCCCGATTACCAATTCAAAAATAGAAGAATTGTATGCGCTTGCCTCAATGGCTAAAGAATTAGGGCAATCCAATATTCAAGTACATATTTTTCCTTCTAAAGAAATAGAGGAATTAGCTTCAAAAGCAACGCCATCAAGCATTTTTTGGAAAAATTTAGTCCCTATTTTTAATTATTTTGAAACACACCAACAATTACCTAACCTTAAAATTCAGTCCAATGGCCAATACTCCATTGTAAACAAATAG
- a CDS encoding acyl-CoA reductase produces MTLQERLALLVKLGAYLQEDTEERQLAIAYTERYNRWLTKANSLKALESFATTFLAPQQLEAWVANYPLLKETTTAQKVGLVLAGNIPAVGFHDVMATFVAGHQAIIKYSDKDQHLIPYMVAYLIQEDERCADYFVRVPMLKNFDAVIATGSNNSAMYFEQYFGKYPNIIRKNRNSIAVLDGSETDEELLALGVDIFRYFGLGCRSISKLYVPEGYDFPRLLGLMDNYKDIMDHNKYKNNYDYNRSIYLLNKVPHLANDCLMVVEHESLLSRISSIHFEYYQGVEDLEAKLNDKEPEIQCIASKMNLPQKNTVNLGQAQSPKLMDYADGVDTLQFLIEL; encoded by the coding sequence ATGACATTACAAGAGCGTTTAGCTTTATTGGTGAAATTGGGAGCGTATTTGCAAGAAGATACTGAGGAACGGCAGTTGGCGATTGCCTATACAGAACGTTATAATCGTTGGCTGACCAAAGCTAATTCTTTGAAAGCATTGGAGAGTTTTGCCACTACTTTTTTAGCGCCTCAACAATTAGAAGCTTGGGTAGCCAATTATCCTTTATTAAAAGAAACTACCACAGCCCAAAAAGTTGGCTTAGTCTTGGCTGGCAATATTCCTGCGGTAGGATTTCACGATGTAATGGCAACCTTTGTTGCAGGGCATCAGGCAATCATCAAATACTCTGATAAAGATCAACACCTTATTCCATACATGGTTGCTTACTTGATTCAAGAGGATGAGCGTTGTGCCGATTATTTTGTAAGGGTTCCAATGTTGAAGAATTTTGATGCCGTTATTGCAACAGGGAGCAATAACTCAGCGATGTATTTTGAGCAGTACTTTGGGAAGTATCCCAACATTATTCGAAAAAATAGAAATTCTATTGCTGTATTGGACGGAAGTGAAACGGATGAAGAGTTATTGGCTTTAGGAGTCGATATTTTTAGATATTTTGGTTTAGGGTGTCGCTCGATTTCGAAACTATATGTACCAGAAGGTTATGATTTTCCTCGTTTATTGGGGCTAATGGATAATTATAAAGACATTATGGATCATAACAAATATAAAAACAACTACGACTATAATCGCTCTATTTATTTACTAAATAAGGTGCCTCATTTGGCAAATGATTGTTTGATGGTGGTAGAGCATGAAAGTTTGTTGTCTCGAATTTCGTCTATACATTTTGAGTATTATCAAGGGGTAGAAGATTTGGAAGCAAAGTTGAACGATAAGGAGCCCGAAATACAATGCATTGCAAGCAAAATGAACCTTCCACAAAAAAATACGGTTAATTTAGGGCAGGCGCAATCCCCTAAGTTAATGGATTATGCAGATGGAGTGGATACCTTGCAATTTTTAATAGAATTATAA
- a CDS encoding YbjQ family protein, whose translation MFITTTESIPDQEIVTILGIARGSTVRSRNVGRDFLAGLKSIIGGEIEEYTKLQAQAREQALQRMEEDAKRLGADAVINVRLTTATVMQGASEILAYGTAVKLKR comes from the coding sequence ATGTTCATTACAACCACAGAATCAATACCAGATCAAGAAATTGTTACCATTTTAGGAATTGCTAGAGGCAGTACAGTCCGTTCTAGAAATGTCGGACGAGATTTCCTCGCTGGACTAAAAAGTATTATTGGTGGTGAAATAGAAGAATATACCAAATTGCAAGCTCAGGCGAGAGAACAAGCGCTACAACGAATGGAAGAGGATGCTAAAAGATTGGGAGCCGACGCCGTTATCAATGTTCGTTTGACAACTGCAACGGTTATGCAAGGTGCTTCTGAAATTTTGGCTTATGGTACCGCTGTAAAACTAAAACGCTAA
- a CDS encoding 6-pyruvoyl trahydropterin synthase family protein, giving the protein MIIYLTRRESFNAAHQLWVHEWSEEKNFRVFGKCANKNFHGHNYDLMVTIKGKPDPVTGFIMDAKKLSKIIKTEVCDILDHSNLNVDPNFLPAGTPPTTENLAYYIWKQIEPHLDSNCRMHCIKLYETRNIWAEYYGEEDF; this is encoded by the coding sequence ATGATTATTTATCTAACTCGTAGAGAGAGTTTTAATGCCGCCCATCAATTGTGGGTACATGAGTGGTCTGAGGAAAAAAACTTTAGAGTATTTGGCAAATGTGCCAATAAAAATTTCCACGGGCACAATTATGATCTAATGGTGACCATTAAGGGAAAACCAGATCCTGTTACAGGGTTTATTATGGATGCCAAAAAATTGAGCAAAATTATCAAAACGGAAGTTTGTGATATTTTGGATCATAGTAATTTAAATGTAGATCCTAATTTTTTGCCAGCGGGAACTCCTCCAACAACTGAAAATTTAGCCTATTATATTTGGAAGCAAATAGAGCCGCATTTGGATTCGAATTGCAGAATGCATTGCATCAAGCTTTATGAAACACGCAATATTTGGGCTGAATACTATGGCGAAGAAGATTTTTAG